One Rickettsia canadensis str. McKiel genomic window, TTGTTGGTACGATAAGCATAGAAAAATCAGAAGAACTTTCAAGCGTTTTAAATAAAGAAAAAATTCCTCATAAAATATTAAATGCTAAATTTCATGAGCAGGAAGCTTTTATTATTGCTCAAGCAGGTAGGTTTAGGGCAGTAACGATTGCAACTAATATGGCAGGACGCGGTACTGATATTATGCTTGGTGGTAACCCTGAAATGTTAATAGAGCAGCTTGCTAAAGATCATAGTTATGAAGCTAAAATAGCTGAAATAAAAGCTCAAATTGCTGAAGAAAAGAAGAAAGTTATTGAAGCAGGCGGGTTATTTGTGATAGGTACGGAAAGGCATGAAAGCCGTAGGATAGATAATCAGCTAAGAGGAAGATCAGGACGACAAGGCGATCCAGGCAAAACTCAGTTTTTCTTATCGCTTGATGATGATTTAATGCGTATTTTTGCTTCAGAACGTATATCAGGGGTTCTTAGGACACTCGGATTAAAAGATGGAGAGGCTATCCACCATCCGATGATTAGTCGTTCACTTGAGAAAGCTCAACAAAAGGTCGAAGGTCATAATTACGAGATACGTAAAAATTTATTACGTTTCGATGATGTAATGAATGATCAACGTAAAATAATATATGAGCAACGTACCGAAATTATCAAATCTAAAGATAGTTATGATTTCTTAAATAGTACTACTGCAGAACTAGCCAAAAAGATAGTGCTAACTTTTATGCCGGCAGGATCTTACAGAGAAGATTGGGATATAGAAAATTTAAGTGTAGAATTACATCGTATCTTTTCTATAAAATTTGATCATAATTTAGTAAGTAAAAATGATGTAACGGAAGAAGAGATTACTAAATCCGTTATACAAATGGCTCATGATATATATAAGTCAAAAGAAGAATCGTACAGTAGTGAGTTAATGCATAATGCTGTAAAATATATTTTGCTAACTACGCTTGATCAAGTTTGGAAAGATCATTTATATAGCTTAGATCATTTAAGACAAGGTATATCTCTTAGAGCTTATGCACAACAAGATCCTCTTAGCGAGTATAAAAGAGAAGCATTTAATTTATTTGAGCAGATGCTTGATAATTTAAAAGAATTATTTATTCAAACAGTATATCACTTCCATATCGACTTAAAACACGTTCAAAAAGAAGATGTTTCGCTTGAGCATAAAAAATTCCAAAAAAATATGCAGGAAAGTAGAGAAGATCCGGCATTTAGTAAATATAATGCAGGAAGTAGCCTTGAGATAGACCTTAAACCTGTTGTATCACGCATTGACCCAAAAGACAGAAATCCTGAAGATCCTACCAGTTGGGGTAGGGTATCACGTAATGAGCTATGCCCATGTCGTTCAGGTAAGAAATATAAATATTGTCATGGTGCAAATGCATAGATGAAAACCACTTTACCTGAACGTTCTCTTAAAATTAGTGCTATACTTAATTTTATAGTGCAGCAAATTCTAGATATTGCATCAGATAAAATCACTATGATTATCTTGTATGGCTCTTTTACTAAATTTGAATTAATGGTAAATAGGTAGTTAGAAAAATAACGTTATTTTTACACTGAAAAAAAAGAAGGTATGCTTTTGTATAATAGCAGTGAATTTATTTTAAGCGGAGCTAAGGAGTTACCTTGGAGCGTGATAAAATAAATTGCTAAAGATTAATATGAAGAATGGTTTAATTTTGGGGCAGGATTTCTTATAGATTCTAAAAATAATTTAGGCAGAGCAAGAGTCCTTAGACATAGTACTTTTTATCTTTATCAAGCTATAGCAAGTGTTTACAGTACTATTTTATTAGTTTTCTCAAATTACAAATTGTATAAAAAAGTTAGGTAGTAGAGCAATATAATAGTGAACTATTGCAAGTATTTCCTAAGCAATCAATGCTGGAGCAAAAAGAATGTTTTAGATTACTTCAAAAAGGTTATGTTGATGCAAGATATTATAAACATAAATTACTAAAGAACAACTTTTATATTTAATTGATAGAGTAGAAAAGTTGAAAGAAATACCTGACAGAATCTGCTTGAAGCGAATTGGTCAATAATAAAGAACATTGTAAAATCTAGCTCATTTGTGGGCTTTGTTGTTAGGCTGTCACTGTCATTCCCGCCTACATAGGAATAACAATAAGATCTTTATCACCTTTAAGAAACACAAATTATAAATAAGTAGAATATGATAAAGGAACTATTAAACCGTAATTTAACTCTGTTGCTAAGGTCAAATAAAATAGTGAAAGATGTAGAGTCTTAAGTAAATCAATTTGGTTTTGAAAAGGTTTTAACAGATGCTTTCTCTCTTGATAGAGTGGATGTAGTAAATGGTTTAAATAAATTACGGGCAGTATCTACTACTGAATTATTTTTGGCATCTGCAAATAATGTCATAAAAGTTGCTAAATGGTTAGTTGAAGAAAAAACAGGTGTTAATATGTATAGTGATATGTTTAGGTGCACTCCTTTAAATTCAGTTGCACGTAGTGGATATTATAAAGTAGTGAAATATCTAATATCAAAACAGGAGCTGCAGTAAAACGGTAACGAGGGAGAGTATTACGTGTTGTTAGGATCAGATCACCTTTTTATATGAAGTTGTAAGCGGTAAATACTTGAATGTAGTAAAACTATTACTTGAGACAGGAGCTGCAAGTTGATCAGAGCAAATCCGGAGTAACACCTTGACATGTGGTTGCTAAAAACATTCGGTGTATTTCTGAAAATATTCAAGATGATGAAATATATAAGCTGTTATTATCATGTGGTACTGATATCAGTGCAAAAGTAGAATTTAGAGGAGTGTGGTTTAGTATATATGAATATGATGGAAAAATGGTATCAAAAATAGCAGAATTTAAAATAGCATTAGTTAGTGGTGAAAGTAAAATAATAACATAAATCATTAAGATATTTTAAATGTCTTAAAATATATTTATAAACACGGTAGTTATTGACAAATTTAGGAAAAAGTTTTATATTCTTCACAAGTTTAAGAAAAAGTTAATAGTGTATGTCTAAAGCTAAAGCAAAAACTGCGTCCAAAAATAACCCGACTTCTAGGGAACAAGCTAAAGAATATTTTCATAACGGTCAGAAAATCAAGCCGGTAAAGCTTATTGCTGCTCAAAATTCTTTTTTAGCTGCCGAATATGAATCTTCTGGAGATTTAGTTGTAGGAATTAACGGTCAACCGTTACCTTGGGGACTTGTTAAAAGTTTATCTTAATATTTTTATTGTCTAAATCTCACAACAAATAATTGGGGATGTAGCTCAGGGGTAGAGCATCTGCTTTGCACGCAGAGGGTCAAGGGTTCGATTCCCTTCATCTCCACCAAATATCTTTATGCTTCTCAGCATTGCAAATAAACTAATTTTTCAAATTAAGTAATTTTTTATTTATAGCTAAATATTTTACCATTAATTTTGATGTTATAAACAAACATAATATTTCAGATGTTTTGAATAGCACATTCAAAAAAGTATAAGGATCAACCTTTGAGAGTCTCAACAACAATTAAAACGAGAACAATTTGTAATACTGGAAGATGCAAATTTTTATTATATCTTTATAAAACGAAATAAAAATAATATCGATGCACTTATAAATAAAGCTTTAGAACAAATCGAAGAGAAGAATTCTACCACGTTAAAAGGAATATTTATTAATATCACGCTTTGCTTCAGCTGCAGGCAAAAAAGTTAGTGAATTTTATACTCCTGCTGCCGTATCAACTTTGCTTACAAAGCTTAATGCTTTGGAGGTCTCTAGCAATACAATTTGTGATTGGGCTTGTGGTTTTGGTTTGTGTTTAATGAGAGCAGCTAAAGAAGTAGAGGACCATAATTATGCACTTTATGGTCAAGAAATGATTAATACAATATGTGCATTAGCACAGATAAATATGTTTTTGCATGTGGAAGGCCAGGCACATATTCATTGGGGGGTGATCCACTAAATCATCCGGTGTTACTTGAAAATGATACGCTTATGGATTTTGATATAGTTGTTGCGAGTCCGCTTTTGAGTTTAGAAAAATTGGGGTTGGGCATGAAAAATGCAGCTAACGATGAGTATAATCGTTTTAAATGTGGTACCCATCCTAAAGCTATATTTCTCATATGATTGAAAACTACTAAGCTGCGTAGTAGATGTGCTACTATAGTAGTAGTACCACGGTGTATTATTTTGTGGAGGAACAGAAGGTTTAAAATTCGCCAAAGTTTAAGCGAAGAAAACTTAATAGATGCACTAATAGGCTTACCTGCTAATCTTTGTTAATTTAACTAATATTCTAGTTACTATTTAGTATTTGATCACTTAAGAGAAGCAAAAGGGAAAAGTAAACAACAAAAGAAGGTATTATTTATCGATTATAGTGGATTTTTTGAAGCAGGTAAAGGGCAGAATTTTTAGAAGATGAGCATATTTATTAATAAAATTGTTGATAAAAAATGGAAAAACTATTGAAAAATATTCTCATCTAGCAAGTATCGAAGAAATGCGTAGGAATAAATATAATTTAAATATTCCCCGGTATACGGTATATTGATACATATGAGGAGGAAGAAATTGATGTTACAGAACTGCAACAAGAAATGCAACAACTTCAAAAAGGGTTAGTAAATATACGACCCCAGATGGATACTCATCTAAAAGATTTTGAGATTAATGTATAAGTAATTAGAAGTGGAAACAATGTATAAAGATTGAAAAACTTTGTTATTATTGTATTATAGGGAAAAATTTTTATGGTGCAAATAAATTATGATCCTTTAATACCAAGTTACGTATTACCGATATTGATGAACAAGGTAATTAAATCGTTCATAATGCTAAGAGTATCAATCTTGCAGATGTAAAAAATTATTCTTTAGAAAAATGAGATGTTATTTTTGCACATACAGGCAATACTGTAGGAAAACATATTTACATAGATCGAATGAAGATATAGTATATGCAAGTTACTTCATTCGTTTTTGTTCAAATCAAAAATTATTCTAATTTAATGATAGTTTTGAAATATTTTAAAACAAACAGTACCGTTTCTATTTTCGGCACACTATATGATGTTATCGGAAATATAATAAAAGATTCAAATATACCAACTTTTATAGACTTTAATACTACCGAGGATTGTATTATTAATGCTAACTTTGAAGCTAATTTAAGAAACTTTACCATATGCTTTAGGGCCAACTGTACATACCTGTTGGATTTATAATGTTCAATAAAGCAGAATCAAATATGCTGTCCAGTGATTCGTCAATTGCCTGAACATTTTTATCATTTACTAAAGATGGAGCAGTAACAATTTATAGTGTACTTTTCGCTATAGTAGCTATTTTAAAATTATAGAACATCAATAATATAATAAATTTAATCCTGATAAAGATATTTATGAAAAATATAGTACTACTATTTTAGGCTCTACATAAATTAATTATAGTATATTAAAAAATAATAACCTATAGTGAATGTCATTTAAAAACTTAACCTAATTTATGCTTAAAATACCTGTAAATAATATTATCGTATTCATATACCTAATATCTATTCTACTCATTGGTATATATTACCGAGCTAAAGATAGTAGTTTTAAGAACTATGCAAATGTTGAAAGCAAAGTACGAAATAGTAAACTATTACTAATAGCTACAATATTTGCAAGTTCTGTCGGAGGTGCTACCACCTTCGGCATTATGGAAAAGGTTTTTTTGGGGTATGCATATTATGCTTATGCTCTTATACTTACAATACCGATAGACATATTAATTGCAATCTATAT contains:
- a CDS encoding ankyrin repeat domain-containing protein, giving the protein MDVVNGLNKLRAVSTTELFLASANNVIKVAKWLVEEKTGVNMYSDMFRCTPLNSVARSGYYKVVKYLISKQELQ
- a CDS encoding N-6 DNA methylase, which gives rise to MSRFASAAGKKVSEFYTPAAVSTLLTKLNALEVSSNTICDWACGFGLCLMRAAKEVEDHNYALYGQEMINTICALAQINMFLHVEGQAHIHWGVIH
- the secA gene encoding preprotein translocase subunit SecA, producing the protein MLSILKKLFGTANDRTVKKLFSEITKINSLEPVIQKLSDEELKNKTVEFKEKLKNGATLDDILYEAFAVVRESARRVCGMRHFDVQLIGGLILHQGMITEMRTGEGKTLVATLPAYLNALTGKGVHVVTVNDYLASRDSASMGKIYNFLGLSVGCIVAGMSDEAKRAAYNADITHATNNELGFDYLRDNMKYSIQERVLRPFNFAIIDEVDSILIDEARTPLVISGPVNDNSELYTKIDKIVRQLKAGDFEKDEKLKTIHLTELGITHIESLLSNENIIKPDSGLYDFENLTLVHYINQALRAHNMFNVDVDYLVRDGQVMIIDEFTGRVMEGRRYSEGLHQALEAKENVKIQNENQTLASITFQNYFRNYPKLSGMTGTAMTEAPELKDIYNLDVVAVPTHNKVTRVDLDDEIYGSKKEKYDAILKLIKDCYNRGQPILVGTISIEKSEELSSVLNKEKIPHKILNAKFHEQEAFIIAQAGRFRAVTIATNMAGRGTDIMLGGNPEMLIEQLAKDHSYEAKIAEIKAQIAEEKKKVIEAGGLFVIGTERHESRRIDNQLRGRSGRQGDPGKTQFFLSLDDDLMRIFASERISGVLRTLGLKDGEAIHHPMISRSLEKAQQKVEGHNYEIRKNLLRFDDVMNDQRKIIYEQRTEIIKSKDSYDFLNSTTAELAKKIVLTFMPAGSYREDWDIENLSVELHRIFSIKFDHNLVSKNDVTEEEITKSVIQMAHDIYKSKEESYSSELMHNAVKYILLTTLDQVWKDHLYSLDHLRQGISLRAYAQQDPLSEYKREAFNLFEQMLDNLKELFIQTVYHFHIDLKHVQKEDVSLEHKKFQKNMQESREDPAFSKYNAGSSLEIDLKPVVSRIDPKDRNPEDPTSWGRVSRNELCPCRSGKKYKYCHGANA